The DNA region TGCCAAGCCCACCCGGCGGACCATAACAATAGATGGCCCCGCAACAAGTGGGGTGCGATAACTGACAAAACCAGAAGCGTACGGGAGGCACGGTCCGGTTCATGTCCACCTTGCTGGTGTCCAACCCCCTGTGCCTGAACCACATGACCCCGCTCGGCCACCCCGAGCGCGCCGACCGGCTGCGGGTGGTCGAGCGCATTCTGGAGCATGAGCGCTTCCAGGTGCTGGCCCGCGAGCAGGCGACGCCGGTCGACCTCGACATCGTCGCCCGCGTCCATCCGAGCCACTATCTCGATCGGCTGCAGGAGGCCTCGCCCGAGGAGGGCATGGTGCAGCTCGACAGCGACACCTCGATGTCGCCGGGCACGTGGCAGGCGGCGCGGCTGGCCGCCGGCGGCTCGGTGATCGCGGTCGACGAGGTGATGACGCGCAAGGTGAGCAACGCCTTCGTCGCCGTCCGCCCGCCCGGCCACCACGCCGAGAGCTTGAAGCCGATGGGCTTCTGCTTCATCAACAATTCCGCCGTCGCCGCCCGCTACGCCCAGTTCGCCCACGGCGCCGAGCGGGTGGCCATCGTCGATTTCGACGTCCACCACGGCAACGGCACCCAGGAGATCTTCTGGACCGACCCCTCGGTGATGTACTGCTCGACGCACGAGATGCCGCTCTATCCCGGCACCGGCGCCGCCAGCGAGACCGGCGTCGGCAACATCGTCAACGTGCCGCTGGCGGCCGGCGACGGCGGGCCCGAGTTCCGCTCGGCCTATGAGGGCATCATCTTCCCGCGGCTGAAGGCCTTCTCGCCCGACCTCGTGGTGATCTCGGCCGGGTTCGACGCGCATGTGCGCGACCCGCTGGCCAACATCAACCTGATCGAGGCCGATTTCGCCTGGGTGACCAAGCGGCTGATGGAGATCGCCGACCAGAGCTGCGGCGGCCGGCTGGTCTCCATCCTGGAGGGAGGCTACGACCTCGAAGGCCTCGCCCGCTCCACCGCCGCGCATGTCATGACCTTGATGGGGGCGTGACGGGAACTTGTTGCGATACTGAAGA from Blastochloris tepida includes:
- a CDS encoding histone deacetylase family protein, whose amino-acid sequence is MSTLLVSNPLCLNHMTPLGHPERADRLRVVERILEHERFQVLAREQATPVDLDIVARVHPSHYLDRLQEASPEEGMVQLDSDTSMSPGTWQAARLAAGGSVIAVDEVMTRKVSNAFVAVRPPGHHAESLKPMGFCFINNSAVAARYAQFAHGAERVAIVDFDVHHGNGTQEIFWTDPSVMYCSTHEMPLYPGTGAASETGVGNIVNVPLAAGDGGPEFRSAYEGIIFPRLKAFSPDLVVISAGFDAHVRDPLANINLIEADFAWVTKRLMEIADQSCGGRLVSILEGGYDLEGLARSTAAHVMTLMGA